The Streptomyces phaeolivaceus genome has a window encoding:
- a CDS encoding cytochrome P450 family protein, which produces MRDPKFFADPYPTYARLRDAAPVREVPAGSGARPSYLVTGYAEAREAFADPRLSKDTTRFFAGRPSRRDLHPAVSRNMLATDPPQHARLRALATRAFTTGAVARLRPYISTLVDELLDAWPDHGTVDLVADLAIPLPVTVICEMLGVPESDRGAVRTWSSDLFDAGDPRRIDAASHAVGEYMTDLVAAKRAAPGDSLLDDLIAVRDGQDRLTEDELVSLAVLLLVAGHETTTNLIGNAALALLRHPESLARLRAEPRLLGGALDELLRFDSPVGIATFRYSTEALTLGGTEIPEGVPVLIAPGAANRDPERFPDPDRLDLTRNASGHLAFGHGIHRCLGAPLARAEAELALHALITRYPDARLAAPTEPLPWRHTRLLRGLTSLPLTL; this is translated from the coding sequence CTGCGGGACCCGAAATTCTTCGCGGACCCCTACCCCACATACGCCCGGCTGCGGGACGCGGCACCGGTACGCGAGGTGCCCGCCGGTTCAGGAGCCCGCCCCAGCTACCTGGTCACGGGCTACGCGGAGGCCCGGGAGGCGTTCGCCGACCCCCGGCTCTCGAAGGACACCACGCGGTTCTTCGCCGGCCGGCCCTCGCGGCGCGATCTCCATCCGGCCGTCTCCCGGAACATGCTCGCCACCGACCCCCCGCAGCACGCACGGCTACGGGCCCTGGCGACCAGGGCGTTCACCACCGGGGCCGTCGCGCGGCTGCGCCCCTACATCTCCACCCTGGTCGACGAGTTGCTCGACGCCTGGCCGGACCACGGCACGGTCGACCTCGTCGCGGACCTCGCGATCCCGCTGCCCGTCACCGTCATCTGCGAGATGCTCGGGGTGCCCGAGTCCGACCGCGGAGCCGTACGCACCTGGTCGAGCGACCTGTTCGATGCCGGGGACCCCCGGCGGATCGACGCCGCCTCGCACGCCGTCGGCGAGTACATGACCGACCTCGTCGCCGCCAAGCGCGCCGCGCCCGGCGACAGCCTGCTGGACGACCTCATCGCCGTACGGGACGGCCAGGACCGTCTGACCGAGGACGAACTCGTCTCGCTCGCCGTCCTCCTGCTCGTGGCCGGCCACGAGACCACCACCAACCTCATCGGCAACGCGGCCCTGGCCCTGCTGCGGCACCCGGAGTCGCTCGCGCGGCTGCGGGCCGAGCCTCGGCTGCTCGGCGGCGCGCTGGACGAGTTGCTGCGCTTCGACTCACCGGTCGGGATCGCCACGTTCCGCTACAGCACCGAGGCGTTGACGCTCGGCGGCACCGAGATCCCCGAGGGCGTCCCGGTCCTGATCGCACCCGGCGCCGCCAACCGCGACCCCGAGCGGTTCCCCGATCCCGACCGCCTCGACCTCACCCGCAACGCATCCGGGCATCTGGCCTTCGGCCACGGCATCCACCGCTGCCTGGGAGCCCCCCTGGCCCGAGCCGAAGCCGAACTCGCCCTCCACGCCCTGATCACCCGCTACCCCGACGCCCGCCTGGCGGCCCCGACCGAACCCCTCCCCTGGCGCCACACCCGCCTGTTACGCGGCCTCACCTCCCTACCCCTCACCCTCTGA
- a CDS encoding phosphorothioated DNA-binding restriction endonuclease, with the protein MDWLERATSLRQWSRDGVRAPHKPLLLLYALGRFQADAEDELRYSSVEADLKRLLAEYGPARVTTPAYPFHHLANDEVWEVRTDRGPGSPGTAVTTLRASGATGRLAPDLRAALRREPSLLGRMARVLLDLHFPPSLHPDLCEAVGLELELAETGAHPVPERRLRDRRMRELVLTAYEYQCAFCGYDGMIGTTPVALEAAHVRWWAYDGPDDVDNGLCLCSLHHKLFDKGVLGMGDGHVVMVSQLFIGRSPAARDHVTALAGRRVIGPQPGIRPVAATHRTWHTSQVFKGSPRPGAA; encoded by the coding sequence ATGGATTGGCTGGAGCGCGCCACGAGTCTGAGGCAGTGGAGCCGGGACGGGGTACGGGCACCGCACAAACCGCTGCTGCTGTTGTACGCGCTGGGTCGTTTCCAGGCCGACGCCGAGGACGAGTTGCGCTACAGCTCGGTGGAGGCCGATCTGAAGCGGCTGCTGGCGGAGTACGGCCCCGCTCGCGTGACCACCCCCGCCTATCCTTTCCACCACCTGGCCAACGACGAGGTGTGGGAGGTACGCACCGACCGCGGCCCCGGTAGCCCCGGCACGGCCGTCACGACACTGCGGGCCAGCGGCGCCACGGGACGTCTGGCCCCCGATCTGCGCGCGGCACTGCGCCGCGAACCCTCCCTCCTCGGCCGCATGGCAAGGGTCCTGCTGGACCTGCATTTCCCGCCCTCGCTCCACCCGGACCTGTGCGAGGCGGTCGGCCTGGAACTGGAACTGGCGGAGACCGGCGCCCATCCCGTCCCCGAACGACGTCTACGTGACCGTCGTATGCGGGAGTTGGTACTGACGGCCTACGAGTATCAGTGCGCGTTCTGCGGCTACGACGGCATGATCGGCACCACGCCTGTCGCGCTGGAGGCCGCACACGTGCGCTGGTGGGCCTACGACGGCCCGGACGACGTCGACAACGGGCTGTGCCTGTGCTCCTTGCACCACAAGCTTTTCGACAAGGGCGTCCTCGGCATGGGCGACGGCCACGTCGTCATGGTCTCCCAGCTCTTCATCGGCCGCAGCCCCGCCGCCCGCGACCACGTCACCGCACTCGCCGGCCGCCGCGTCATCGGTCCTCAGCCCGGTATCCGCCCCGTCGCGGCGACCCACCGCACCTGGCACACCAGCCAGGTCTTCAAGGGCTCCCCACGTCCCGGCGCCGCGTGA
- a CDS encoding CHAT domain-containing protein, producing the protein MQEREQDFARKSEVEKRIGVVELRLARLAREQDPRVVLEPEALVEARQLASILHDDESDLEGYYLLGWLHVSRYKALPEGAGQRDREEAVAKFTPCFVFGADEEDLPDELLPDVAQRALGFVWRIQQGMSASPSPALRARVTDLLRRIAAAIPRGKSEYAETLSNLSVILSSHFDAGGELADLDAAIDAALGAVESTATGHPKQPGMLSNLSGVLMSRFTHTGAAADLDGAIETGRLAVQASVGSAVGSAGGLNNLGTALKTRFTESGILSDVDAAIEAFQEASALCTEDHEKAGVLHNLGTAWHGRYESTGALADLDNAIEFCQAAVEAAPEEHPARSMFLSGLGTVTLTRFQRTGETAYLGRSVIAFREALEILPSGHRARGLRLSGLGQALLARYRIGGDRSDLDTAIEMNRAASREITPHQTEFNAVLNNLAISLGQRFECTGDMDDLDEAISASRASAQTTADGHVDRPTRLSNVGLMLWTRFKHTGALSDLNAAIEFAHGAVKTAPREHSALAAMLSNLGTVLLQRYERNGDPQDIDEVVRRNREVLDITDASSPDRPRFLANLCTALHTRFQCTGGFEDLDGAVAAGHDATATVPSHHPERPRYLSLLGGVLTVRFERTGSIADLDDAVVACQAALDISSAEHPERADYLFQLGAALYRRYQRTHTRHDFDRALAAHMEGARADGARPSIRIRAAQAAASMTGRSDPDLAADLLASAVHLLPEVADRRLSRGDQQHAMGKWSGLAGDAAALALASREGTPADRAARALQLIEVGRGVLHSQALDMRSDLAELRERHPDLAHRFEVLRDELDRPMELASLTEPDGQVSAAVRAVDAEEQRRSRADQLQATLGNIRAQDGFASFARPPAVSELLAQATSGPVVSFNVSRYRSDALLLTSDGIESLNLPDLTYDLVIEQIQTFHRALETVADPRMSPLTRKEAQATLHAVLEWLWDAAAEPVLRSLGFTGEPSPGQSWPRVWWAPGGLLSLLPLHAAGHHSESLRADLRDGEPPTVMDRVVSSYTTTIRALHHARRRHTSAPSVSRSLIVAMPTTPGVQGRLDHVSEEAALLCGLLPEPTLLMAPGAEADGMTVPGPETRPTKARVLKALSDSGIVHFACHGAHDPDDPSQSLLLLHDHERDPLTVASLAGMKMDSAQLAYLSACRTAFMESVELIDEAIHLTSAFQLAGFPHVIGTLWEINDEVASHMAADFYAELGGVTDQHGGLDTDVAARALHHTVRKVRDRYPKAPYLWAAHLHAGI; encoded by the coding sequence ATGCAGGAGCGTGAGCAGGATTTCGCAAGGAAAAGCGAAGTGGAGAAGCGCATTGGCGTAGTGGAGTTACGGCTGGCCCGGCTCGCCCGCGAACAAGATCCTCGGGTGGTGCTGGAGCCGGAAGCACTGGTCGAAGCCCGTCAGCTTGCCTCGATACTCCACGATGACGAGTCCGACCTGGAAGGTTACTACCTCCTCGGTTGGTTGCATGTCTCCAGGTACAAGGCACTTCCCGAAGGGGCTGGGCAGCGGGACAGAGAGGAAGCCGTCGCGAAGTTCACGCCCTGCTTCGTGTTCGGCGCAGATGAGGAGGATCTGCCGGACGAACTCCTTCCAGATGTGGCCCAGCGCGCGCTCGGCTTCGTCTGGAGGATCCAGCAAGGGATGAGTGCTTCGCCGAGCCCGGCTTTGCGCGCAAGAGTGACCGATCTCCTGCGCCGTATCGCGGCCGCTATCCCCCGTGGAAAAAGCGAGTACGCGGAAACGCTGTCCAATCTTTCCGTCATCCTGAGTTCCCACTTTGACGCGGGTGGCGAACTGGCGGATCTGGACGCGGCTATCGACGCGGCCCTGGGCGCAGTGGAAAGCACGGCAACAGGGCATCCGAAACAGCCGGGCATGCTGTCCAACTTGTCAGGTGTGCTGATGTCGCGCTTCACTCATACAGGTGCCGCGGCGGACCTGGACGGTGCGATCGAGACCGGCCGATTGGCAGTCCAAGCTTCTGTGGGCTCCGCTGTCGGCAGTGCTGGCGGGCTCAACAACCTGGGTACCGCGCTGAAGACCAGGTTCACCGAGAGCGGCATCCTGTCGGACGTGGACGCGGCGATCGAAGCCTTCCAGGAAGCCTCAGCCCTCTGTACCGAGGACCACGAGAAGGCGGGAGTTCTTCACAATCTGGGGACCGCCTGGCACGGCCGATATGAAAGCACCGGCGCGCTGGCGGATCTCGACAACGCGATCGAGTTCTGCCAGGCCGCAGTCGAGGCGGCTCCCGAGGAACATCCTGCGCGCTCCATGTTCCTGTCTGGGCTCGGCACCGTCACGCTGACTCGATTCCAACGCACTGGTGAAACAGCCTATTTGGGCCGATCCGTTATTGCGTTCCGGGAAGCTCTGGAGATACTCCCGTCGGGGCACCGGGCTCGTGGGCTTCGTCTCTCCGGCCTGGGGCAGGCTCTCCTGGCGCGATACCGCATCGGCGGCGACAGGTCCGATCTCGATACGGCGATCGAGATGAACCGCGCTGCCTCCCGGGAAATTACCCCGCATCAGACCGAGTTCAACGCGGTTCTCAACAACCTGGCCATCTCCCTCGGGCAGCGTTTCGAATGCACTGGTGACATGGACGACCTGGACGAGGCGATCAGTGCCAGTCGTGCTTCCGCTCAGACCACCGCGGACGGTCACGTCGACCGGCCGACCCGTCTGTCCAACGTCGGTCTGATGCTGTGGACTCGGTTCAAGCACACCGGGGCGTTGTCGGACTTGAACGCCGCGATCGAGTTCGCGCACGGAGCCGTGAAGACGGCACCCCGTGAACACTCCGCCTTGGCGGCGATGCTGTCCAATCTCGGCACAGTGTTGTTGCAACGTTACGAGCGGAACGGGGACCCTCAAGACATCGACGAGGTGGTCCGAAGAAACCGCGAGGTTCTCGACATTACGGATGCAAGCAGTCCTGACCGTCCTCGCTTTCTCGCGAATCTGTGCACCGCCCTGCACACCCGTTTCCAGTGCACTGGAGGCTTTGAGGACCTGGACGGCGCGGTCGCAGCGGGACATGACGCGACCGCCACCGTTCCGTCCCACCACCCTGAGCGCCCCAGGTACTTGTCCTTGCTGGGAGGTGTGCTGACCGTCAGGTTCGAGAGGACCGGGTCCATAGCGGATCTGGATGACGCGGTGGTTGCGTGCCAGGCCGCGCTCGACATCTCGTCCGCGGAACATCCGGAGCGCGCCGACTACCTGTTCCAGCTCGGGGCAGCCCTGTATCGCCGGTATCAGCGGACTCACACGCGGCACGACTTTGATCGCGCACTGGCCGCCCATATGGAAGGCGCGCGAGCCGACGGGGCCAGGCCCTCGATTCGTATTCGGGCCGCTCAGGCAGCGGCCTCAATGACCGGACGGTCGGATCCTGATCTCGCAGCCGATCTCTTGGCCAGCGCCGTACACTTGCTGCCCGAAGTGGCAGACCGCCGCCTGAGCCGTGGTGACCAGCAGCACGCCATGGGCAAGTGGTCCGGGCTGGCCGGAGATGCGGCGGCACTGGCTCTTGCTTCTCGCGAAGGCACACCCGCTGATCGAGCAGCGCGAGCACTGCAGCTGATCGAGGTGGGCCGCGGCGTCCTCCACAGCCAGGCGCTGGACATGCGGAGCGACCTCGCAGAGCTTCGCGAGCGCCATCCCGACCTGGCCCATCGCTTCGAGGTACTTCGTGACGAGCTGGACCGGCCGATGGAATTGGCTTCCCTCACGGAACCCGACGGACAAGTCAGCGCCGCCGTACGTGCGGTCGATGCCGAGGAGCAACGACGCAGCCGCGCCGACCAACTTCAGGCCACGCTGGGCAATATCCGAGCGCAGGACGGATTCGCCAGCTTCGCTCGTCCCCCCGCCGTCAGTGAGCTCCTGGCACAAGCCACCTCCGGCCCGGTGGTGAGCTTCAACGTCAGCCGCTACCGCAGCGACGCACTGCTGTTGACGTCCGATGGCATCGAGTCCCTGAACCTGCCCGACCTCACGTACGACCTCGTCATCGAGCAGATACAGACCTTCCATAGGGCCCTGGAAACCGTTGCGGATCCGCGCATGTCGCCCCTCACGCGAAAGGAGGCGCAAGCGACGCTTCACGCTGTCTTGGAGTGGCTGTGGGACGCGGCGGCCGAACCGGTCTTGCGCAGCCTTGGTTTCACTGGTGAGCCCTCTCCCGGACAGTCGTGGCCCCGCGTCTGGTGGGCGCCTGGCGGGCTCCTCTCGCTGCTACCTCTGCACGCTGCCGGCCATCACTCCGAGTCGCTCCGGGCGGACTTGAGAGACGGGGAACCGCCGACAGTCATGGACCGTGTCGTCTCCTCGTACACCACCACGATCCGCGCACTGCACCACGCGCGCCGTCGTCACACCTCCGCGCCGTCCGTGAGCCGGTCACTGATCGTGGCCATGCCCACAACTCCGGGCGTTCAAGGTCGCCTGGACCACGTCTCGGAAGAAGCCGCACTGCTGTGCGGCCTGCTGCCCGAGCCGACGCTCCTCATGGCGCCGGGGGCAGAAGCTGACGGCATGACCGTCCCCGGGCCGGAGACACGACCGACCAAGGCTCGGGTCCTGAAGGCCCTCTCCGATTCCGGGATCGTTCATTTCGCGTGCCACGGTGCCCACGACCCCGACGACCCGTCCCAGAGCCTGTTGCTTCTGCACGACCACGAACGTGATCCGCTCACGGTGGCGAGCCTTGCAGGAATGAAGATGGACTCGGCCCAACTGGCCTACCTGTCAGCGTGCCGAACAGCGTTCATGGAATCCGTGG